TTCGTAGCGCTCCACGTTGCGGCGGCCCACCCAGTCCCAGTATTCCTTATACACGCGGCAGTAAGTAGAGTAGCCGTTGCGGTTGAACGACAGGTAGGCCACCGGCACCTCGCCCTTGGGCACGGCTGAGAGCAGCACGTCGTTGGAGGTTACCGCATCCTTTAGTAGGCCGCGGTAACCGAGCCTAGGAACCTCGGCCGTATCCACAAACAGGGCGTACAAATCCGTCAGGTGGGGCACGTTGGCCAAGCCGCACTGCTCGGCCGTGTAGCCCTGGCGGGTTAGCCACTTATCGGCTGGCATGGCCCCGGCCCCCACCGTCACGTAGCAGAAGTCCAGCACCGACTTGCGGGCCGGAGGCTCAGGGTTGTTGATTTTCTTATTGAGCCCCTTCGCCTTGCGAATCTGGGCTACGGCGTACTCGGCAAAGGTCTGGCGGCAGAGCTTGGACAGAAACTGCGCCGGCCGAAACGCCCGAAACAGCGGGTGCTCAAACCGGACGCAGTCGGCGGGTGAGCCCAGGATTTCCAGGGCTGTGGGGTTGTTTTTGAGCAGTAATTCCACAAACCGGCGCAGCTCGTAGAACACTTCGTCGTTGGTCGAGTTAGCTACCTGCGGTACGTAGTCGAGGCCGTAGTACAACTCCTCAGGCAGTACGAACACGCCTTTCAAATCGGTGTCGGAGTGGGGCAAATCGGTGCCGTAGGCCCGGCTGCCGCTCACGGCTTCGAAGAGTATCAGGTTGTGCTGGCGCAGGTAGTCGATGGTCAAGCCCGTTTCGCTCGGAGTCATAAGGGTAAGGGAAAGGAGCCAGCCAGCAGCTGTTGGAATACCTTGTTGAGTTCCGGCGTCGGGTCGGAACCGGTGGGCACGGGCAGCGTGTCGCGAGCCGCTTGGCAGGCGGCGTACTCCTGTTCCAGAAACTCGACCAGGGCTGCCGGCCGGGGTACGGTCGTTTTTTCGGTAGCCTGGGCTTTACGTTCCAGAAGCTCATCTACTTCCGGACTCAACGCCGCGGGCAGCAGCTCGCGCAGTCGGGTGAATTCTATCGGCGGCAACGCGTGCCGGGTCCTGATCCAGCGGGCGGCCAGGGCTGAGCGCAAGGCGTAAAACAGCCGCTTGAGCCGCACTGCTTCCCCGGTCAGGTCGGTTTCCAAACCCCGACGCACTAGCCCTAAGTAGTGGTGCAGCCCCGCCCGCAGATTGAACGTGCCCGCCAGCAGGGGCTGCACAGCCGGCAGAAACTCGGGTGCTGCGTAGTACACTGCCGGCGACTGTAGCCACTCAAACAGGGCTGCGTTGGAGCTGCGCAGTAGCTTCAGGGCCTTGCGCAAATCCCAGCCGGCCAAGTCCAGTTCCTCATCCACGGGAAAATTGAGCGTGTCGGGGCCGTCGTCGAGGGTGAGGTACCAGCCCGGCCGCCGCAGGTAGATAAAGCGCACGTCGTAGTCGGAGTCGGGGGAGGGGAAGCCCCAGGCCCGGCTGCCCGACTCGCAGGCGTACAGAATGCGGATGTCATGGTCAGCTTCAAGCCGGGTGAGGGCAGCGGCAATGCGGGTCTGCATGGGAGTTTAGTTGTTAGTTGCTTGTTGTCAGTTGTTAGTTCGTGCTGACCTCTGCTCCTAACAACTGACAACAAGCAACTAACAACTACCACCTACAGCCGCGGGTCGACGGCCTCACTTTCCAGGGCCAGCACCCCGAATACGCACTGGTGCACGGCCCGCAGCGGCTGCCCGGCCACGAACCGCTCCAACCCTTCCACGCCCAGGGTAAACTCGCGCAAGGCCAGGTTGCGCTTGGCTTTCACACCCCGCTCACGCAGGCGCTCCAGGTTGCCGGGTAGCAAATAATCAGGGCCGTAAATGATGCGCAGGTACTCCCGACCCCGGCACTTGAGAGCCGGCTGTACCAGGGTTTTTCCTTCGGGGATGAAGTCGTAGGGCTTCACCACCATGCCTTCCCCGCCGGCGGCCGTCAGGTTGGTCCACCACTGGGTGGCGGCTTCCACGTCGGCAATGTCGCCTAGGTGTACTACGCGGTAGGGCGTGGCCCGGAGCAGACTTTCGTCGGCCTGGCTCAAGGCACGGAGGGTTTCTATGTGCCAGGCGTGGTCTTTGTCGAAGTAGGTTTTGCCTTCGGTGGCGAGCAGGTGAAACGGGGCCAGGCGCAAATCGGCCAGGCTTTCCACCGGCCAGCAGTAGCGGCGGTAGGCTTCGGCGTAGTGCTGAGCGGCCGTTTGCCGGGCCGAGGTGCGGGCCAGCAGCGCCTCCACGCCGTCGAGGCCCCGGGTGGCGGCTTGGGTAAGCACGGCGGCAGCTTCGGGCAAAGCAGCGGTGGCTGCCGCAGCTACGGCGGCGTACTGATTTTTAATCAGCTCCTGGGCCTTGGCCGACCAGGGCAGCAGCTCGGCATCGAGGCAGAGCCAGTCGGTCTGAAACCGTTCCCAGAACCCGGCCGCCGTCAGGGCCGCCTGCAGCTTTTCCAGGAAGGCCGCTTCCAGCGCCGGGTCGTTGAAGAAGTTGCGGCCGGTGCGGGTGTAGACTTTGCCGGGACCTTCGCCTACCACGCCGAAGCGGCGCCGGGCGGCGTCTTCGCTCTGGGCCAACACCACTACTACCCGGCTGCCCATGTGCTTTTCCTCGCACACCACCCGACTCAGGCCCTGGCGGCGGAAGTAGTCGAAGGCTTCGGCCGGGTGCTCCAGCAAATCGGGCAAAGCGCTGGTTTCCGACGGGCTCATCGTGGGCGGCAGGTAGAGCAGCCACTTCGGGTTCAGGGCAAAGCGCGACATGACCTCCAGCGCGGCTGTGGCGTTTTCCTCCCGGATGGTCACCGAGGGCAGCAGGCGGGTTTTGATGATCTGCTTGCCTAGCACGTCGGTGATGTCGAGCAGTTCGTCGTGCTGCTGTTGGGCAGTTAGGTTGTTGGTTTCTGGTGCTTGATTGTTGGCTTCGGCCAACCGGCGCAGGTAATCCAGTGGGCGGACCGGCTCACAGTACACCTGGGCGGCGGGCACGGCCACCAATTCTCGCTCGGGGTAGCGCAAAGCCGTGAGGCGGCCGCCGAAGACGCAGCCAGTATCAATGTCGATGGTATTGTTGAGCCATTCGGGGTCGGGCACGGGCGTGTGGCCGTAGACCACCATGGCCCGGCCGCGGTACTCGGCGGCCCAGTTGTAGCGCACCGGCAGGCCGAATTCGTCGATTTCGCCGGTGGTTTCGCCAAACAGGGCAAAGGCCCGCACGGCGCCCGAGCCCCGGCCCTGCATTTCCTCCCGCATCCCGGCGTGGGCCACCACCAGCTTGCCGCCATCCAGCACGTAGTGGCTCACCAGCCCGTCCAAGAACTGCCGCACCTGGCTTTTGAACGTATCCGATTCCAGGGCCAGCTGGGCCACGGTTTCGGCAAAGCCGTGCTTCTCGTTGACCTGCTTGCCGTTGAGGTAGCGCAGCAGCTTGATGTCGTGGTTGCCGGGCACGCACAGGGCCTGTCCGCCCTGCACCATGCTCATGACCAGCCGCAACACCTGCGGGGAAGCCGGGCCCCGGTCCACCAAGTCACCCAGAAATAGGGCCCGGCGGCCTTTGGGAGCCGTCACGCGCACGCCCAGGTCGCGGGCGTCCTGAGTGGGCGCCGTTTCCACAGTATAGCCTAGCTTATCAAGCAGTTGCAGCAGCTCGTCGTAGCAGCCGTGCACGTCACCAATGATGTCGAAGGGGCCCGTATCCTGCTTGCGGTTGTTGTAAAGCGGGTCGCGCACGATGGTTTGCACGGCGTCGATTTCCTCAGTGCCGCGCAAATGGAAAATGTGGCGAAAGCCTTCCTGCTTGAGGGTTTTGAGGGAGCGGCGCAACTGCTGCCGCTGCTGCGGCACCACGTGCCGGCCCATGTGCTGCCGCTCGGCCCGGGCGCGGTTGCGGTCCTCGGCTACTCGGTCGGGCACGTCGAGGATGATGGCCGTGGGCAGCATGTGGTAGTCGCGGGCCAGCTGGACCAGGGTTTTGCGGGCTTCGGGCTGCACGTTGGTTGCATCCACCACGGTGAGCAGGCCGCGCTTGAGACGTAGACCTACCAGGTAGTGCAGCAGGGCAAAGGCATCGGGGGTAGCGGCCTGATCGTTTTCGTCATCCGACACCAGCGTCCGGCACTGGTCCGACGACACGATTTCGGAACCCCGGAACAGGCGGCGGGCAAAAGTAGACTTGCCCGCCCCGGACGTGCCGATGAGCAACACCAGGGAAAGTTCGGGCAGCTTAATATTCGTGTAGGGCATGGGGAAGGAGTACAGGCTTATTATTGCGCAGTTTTGCTAGTAATAAGGCTCAGTAAAAATGGGCAAACTCTGTTATTTCCAGTGCCTGCCAAATGAAACTATCAATCGAACGACTTATCAGAGAAGATGACATCAGTCCACTCTTCTGGGGGATGAACGAAACGGACCTCCTACGAATATGGCCGCACATGGCCAACGATATCCGGGAAGGTCGGCAGAGCAAAACTCCGCTTTTAAACCTGGATGAAGTCGAGCTCTATTTTACCAAGGATTATTACCAGGGTTTGAGCCAGCTGATTATCCAAGTATGGGCCATTGAACCAGCTGCCGAAACGCAGTATCTGGACTTTGGCTGGATCAACAATCGGGTAACTTTGGGAGCAGTCCGGAAGCTTTTAACCAGCCGGGGCTGGGAGTATGAAGAAGGACCAAACCCTGGCTATGCAGCGCCCTTGCTAATGGTTGAAAAGCGGGCAGCTTTCCTGTTTCAGAACGCTGAAGACGGCTACCTGCTAGAGAAAATCGTCATCTACAGTCCCGAAGATGCGCTCCGACGCTACCAGATTGCGCAGAATATGAAGCGGCTATAAATAATCCGCCCCGCCTGCTGATTGGCTTACCGCTCAAACACCGCTAGCTGCGAGGGAGCCCCGAATTCCGCCGCTTCCGGTCCCAGGGGCTCGACGCGCACGTGGTAGCCGTGGCGCTCGGCCACGCCCGTGGCCCACTCTGCAAACTGCGCCCGGCTCCACTCAAAGCGGTGGTCGGTGTGGCGGAAGTCGCCGGCTGAAAGCTGCTCGTAGCGCTGGTTATAGTCGGCATTGGGCGTAGTTACCAGTACAGCCCCGGGCTGGGCGCGGGCAAACACCACCTGCTCGAAGGCCGCCAGCCGGTTTTCGTCGAGGTGCTCTATGACCTCTACCACGGCGGCCGCGTCGTAGCCGGCCAGGCGCGGGTCGTGGTAGAGCACCGAGCCTTGCGCGAGAGTGAGCCGCTCGCGCTGCCGCGGCGGCATTTCGGCCACGTGCAACCGCTCCTGGGCCCGCTGCAGCTCCCGCATCGACACGTCCATGGCCAGAATAGATTCTACCTGGGGCAGCTTGAGCAGGCGGCGCACCAGCTTGCCTTCCCCGCAGCCCAGATCCAGCACGCGCTTGGCACCCAGGCGGCGAATTTCCTCGGCTACCCGGTCCAGGCGCACATCGTGGAGCTTCTGCTTTGCGGCGGCCGGCTCGGGTTGGTCGGGCGTCGGGAGTTCGGCTTCTCCGGAATTGTCCTCCGCTTCGGCCGCCAGCGGCAAAATGTCTTCCAGGGAGTCGTCCGCGGCGGCTTCGTCGCCGGCGAGCAGGCGTTCCAGGGTCGGGTTGACGTACTCGGCCAGGTTGCGCAGGTAGCGGCGGGTGATAAACTCCCGGTCGGGGTGCTGGGGCAGCCAGGCCGCGCCCCGGTGCAGCAGCTTCTCGGCCTCCTGAGCATTTACCCAGTAGTGCTTGTCGTTGTCGAGCACCGGAATCAGCACGTAGAGATGGCTGAGCAAGTCGCGCAGGCGCAGGGCCGAGTGACGCAGGCGCAGGGTGAAGTAGCGACTGTTACCCCAGTCGGGCACCGTCGGGTCCAGGACGTGGGCCTCGGTTTCGACTTCGTAGCCCAGGGGCGCAAACAGGCGCACGAGCTGCTCGGCGCTGGCCGCGGGCATCACGGCTACGGTAGCTTCCAGGGGCAGCAACACCTCGGGCAGCTCGGGGCGGTCCTTGCAGGTGCCGTTCATGGCCGTGTTAAAGGCCTTAATCAGGGCCGCACTCAGAAAGGACGAGGCCACGTAGGGCCGGTCGTTGACGTACTGCTCCAGGGCAAACCCTTCGCCGGCCGGCCCGCGGTGGTTGCGCACCAACGCCACGGGGTCAATATCGAGCAGCACGGCCGCCGTGCACCGCTCGGGTGTGGCTTCGGGGTAGAAAATATGCACCTGGCCACCGGCTACTTCCAGGGTTTGCAGGCGGGCCGGGTTCTTGTGCAGCAGGTAGCCCAAATCGGTGGCGGGCTGGTGGGTAGTAGTAATGGTAAGCAGCATCTAGTTCGGATAAAGCAGAAAGAATGAGGCTGTAATCAAAGGTAGACGGCATTTGCCCAAATGCGGCTAGCCGCGCAGCAGTCAGTTTTGCTATACCTGCTTTGGTAAGGCCGCCCGCTACCTTATTCGCCGCCGTGCGCGGGCTGCGGGCGGCTGGTGGTAAGCGTTGAGCCCGCGCTGGCCACCACAATGAAAAGTACCGCCAGCCATTGGGCAACGGTCAGGTTTTCGCCCAGCAGCAGCCAGCCAGAAAGGGCGGCGGCGGCCGGTTCCAGGCTCATCAGGATGCTGAAGGTACGCGTGGGCATGGTGCGCAAAGCCTGCATTTCCAGTGAAAAGGGCAGCACGCTGGAAAACAGGGCCAACAAACCCGCCAACAGCAGCAAATGCGGCGTCAGGGCCAGCAGGCCGCCGCTGCCTACCCCAAACGGCAGCACCGGCAAGGCCGCAAACAGCATGCCCACCGTCACGGCTACCGGGCCCGGCAGAGCTGCTGCCGTGCGCTGCCCCAGCACGATATACACCGCCCAGCACCCACCGGCGGCCAGCGCCAGAACCATGCCCAGCAAGTCGATTCCCTGCCCGCCCCAGGGCGCAATCAGAGCAATGCCGGCCGCGGCCAGCGCCACCCACACAAAGTCGAACCAGCGCCGCGAACCCGCCAGGGCCAGACTCAGCGGTCCAATAAACTCCAGTGTAACGCCTAAACCCAGCGGAATCCGGGCCAGGGCCTCATAAAACAGGAAGTTCATCGTGCCCAGCGCCAGTCCGTAGGGAATTACCTCGCGCCACTGGGCCGCGCGCAGCTGCCCCAGCTTCGGCCGAACTACCACCAGCAGCACCACCGCCGATAAGCCGATCCGTAGGCTAGCAGCCGTAGCCGGCCCGAGCACTGGAAATAGGCCCTTGGCAATAGCCGCTCCGGCCTGCACGCTTACAATGGCGAGCAACACGGCGGGCAAGGGCGGAAGAGTAAAGCGGGAGGAATTGTTCATCTAAGCCTGACTGCCCCGGCTACTTCACCCGGGGCGGCTGCAAAAGTGGACATTTCCCGGGCCGCAACCCAGGCCCAGGCCGCTATTTCACGACCAGGCTGCCGCGCAGCATGCCCATGCCACAGGTAAACTCAAACCGGCCGGCCTGCTGGGGCAGCAGCTCCACCAGCGTCGTCTGGAAGGCGGGCAGCTCCCGGCGAATGCTGAAATCCGGAATCAGGAGCTCCTCGGAGCAGCTGTTGTCCTCGGCACGGTAGAAGCTCAGCTGCACGGGCTGACCCCACTCCACCTCTATTACGTCGGGCGAGTACCCTCCCTTGACGGTAATGGCTACCGCCTGGATACCGCCCGAGCCGGACACGGCAGTCGTGATATGGCGGGTCGAAAAGAAGAAGTACCAGATGACATACGCAGCCAGGCCCAGCCCGCCCAGCGTAACAAGAATTTCGGTAGTATCCATGAGGGTTCCAGAGAAGTTATACATGCGGTACGCAACCGGTTGAATGCGGCGCGACGCTCTGCTTCGCGCTACACCATTCTGAGAAGCTGCTTGAGCTTCATAGGAGGTATTTTGCGCACCAAGTGACAGCGTCAGTATGCACGATTTTCCATTTTGCCTGAAGCGTCAGCCAGTTGCCATGACGTTCAGTCTGGCGATAACCCTACCGGGCCGTAAAGCCGCGCAGACGCAGGGAGTTGGTTAGCACCGATACCGAGCTCAGGGCCATGGCCCCAGCCGCCAGCATGGGCGAAAGCAGCCAGCCAAAGACCGGGTAAAGCAGACCGGCTGCCACGGGGATGCCTAGCGTGTTGTAGATAAAGGCGAAAAACAGGTTCTGGCGAATAACGCGAATCGTTTGCCGGCTCAGGGCAATAGCCGTAACCACGCCCTGCAAATCGGAGCGCATGAGGGTGATGCCGGCCGCTTCCATGGCCACGTCGGTACCCGCGCCGATGGCCAGCCCGATGTCGGCTAGGGCCAGGGCCGGCGCGTCGTTGATACCGTCGCCGACCATAGCCACAGTGCGGCCTTCGGCCTGCAGCTCCAGCACTTTACTGGCCTTGTCCTGGGGCAAGACTTCGGCAAAGTAGCGCGTGATGCCCACTTGCCCGGCCACGGCGGCGGCCGTTTGCGGGTTGTCGCCGGTCATCATCACCACCTCGATGCCTTGCTGTTGCAGTTGCCGGATAGCTGCGGCGGAAGTGTCGCGCACGGTATCGGCCACGGCCAGCACGCCCACGCCCTGGCCGTCTATGGCCACGTAAAGCACGGTTTTGGCCTGGCTGAGCAGCTGCTGGGCGTGCGTTTCTAATTCCGGCGTTAGCGCAATTGCTTCTGCAGTTAGCAGGCGGCGGTTGCCGATGAGCACCGTTTGGCCCTCAACCGTGGCGGCGGCGCCGTGGCCGGCTACGGCCCGGAAGTCGGTGGCGGGTAGCGCGGTGTAGTGCTGGGCATCGGCGTAGCGGACAACGGCGGCCGCCAGCGGATGTTCACTTTGCCGCTCCACGGCGGCTACCAGCTGCAGCAGGCGGGCTGCGTCCTGGCCGGGCGCGGCCGCAAAGTCCGTCACGGCAGGCTCCCCACGGGTGATGGTGCCGGTTTTGTCGAGCAGCACCGTGTTGACCTGGTAGGCTTTTTCCAGGGCTTCGGCCGAGCGAATAAGTACGCCGTGCTCGGCACCCTTGCCGGTACTGACCATGATGGCCGTGGGTGTGGCCAGGCCCAGGGCGCAGGGGCAGGCAATGATGAGCACGGCCACGAAGTTGACCAAGGCCAGCGGCAAACGGCTTTCCACCGGAGCCAAATCAAACCAGAGCACAAAGGTCAGAATGGCAATGACAATGACCGTGGGCACGAAGATGGCGCTGACTTTATCGGCCAGGCGCTGAATCGGGGCCCGGCTGCCCTGGGCGTCTTCCACCAGCTTCACAATCTGGGCCAGCATCGTGTCGGCCCCCACTTTGGTAACGCGGAAGCGGAAGGAGCCGGTTTTGTTGAGTGTGGCCCCAAAAACCGGGTCGCCCGGCTGCTTTTCCACCGGCAGACTTTCCCCGGTCAGCATGGCCTCGTCCACGGCTGAGGTGCCTTCCAGCAGCACGCCGTCGGTAGCCACTTTCTCGCCCGGGCGCACTACTATCACGTCATGAAGCTGCACCTGCTCGATGGGTACGTCGATTTCCTGGCCGCCGGGGCGCACCACCCGGGCCGTTTTGGCCTGCAAGCCCAGCAGGGTTTTAATAGCGGCTGAAGTTTGGGTTTTGGCCCGTTGCTCCAGCACCTTGCCCAGCAGAATCAGGGCAATGATGGTGGCCGTGGTGTCGTAATAGACTTCGGGCATCAGGCCCCGGTTCGTAAACCAGCCCGGCGCCACGGTGGCGGCCAGGCTGTAGAGAAACGCGGCCCCAGTGCCCACCGCAATCAGGGTATCCATGTTGGCGGCGCGGTGGCGAAAGCCGTTCCAGGCCGAGGCGTAAAACTCCCGCCCACTGTAGAGCAGCACCGGCAGCGTGAGCAGCAGCAGCAGGTAGTTGAGTGTTTGCATATTGATGCGCTGCATCAGGGCAGGCCAGAGCATGAGCATACTCAGCGGCATAATTACCACCGACAAACCCACGGCCACCCAGAACCGGCGCTTAAGCTGCTGGTAGGCTTGCGCTTTCTGCTTGTCAATGGCGGCCTGGCGGTCGGCGGCGCTGGTGTCCGGGGCGCGCTCGGTCACGCCGTAGCCGGCTTTTACCACGGCTTCTTTGAGGGTATTGGGGGAGGCCTGGTCGGGCAAGTACTGCACGGTGGCCTTTTCGGTGGCATAATTCACCAAGGCACTCTGCACGCCGGGTGTGCGGGTCAGGGACTTCTCCACGAAGGCTGCGCAGGAGGCGCAGGTCATGCCTTCGATGTCGAGAGTCGTGGTTTCGGGAGCGGAAGTATTCATAGCAACACAGCTAAATCAAAGTGGGAAAGGGCCCGGTGGCCGCCGGGAGCGGCTTGCCTCGGGACCATACAAAGGAACAAGGCCGCCGGGCGGAAGTTGGTACGGAATCCTGCCAGAATCTTGCATAATTTGTATAGGGCCCACGGCAGTCGACTTACATAATTGCGCTGCATACTTGCAGAATATTGGTCGGCCTGGTTTCGCTAAACCAGGGGAGAAGCAGCCACCAGTTTCCTCCTAGCGTCTTTTTCCAGCCTTTTCACCGCCGGTCTTCCGTACCCAATGGAACCCTTTGCCGGTTTTGGTAGTAAAGAATGAGCCGCCGACTTTCGCCGCTGGTTTTCTACTTTTGCGGGAGCGTAGTGCCTCGTTTGTTGCCCGTCATGTTTCGTAGCCTGTTCCCTTTGCGCCGTTTGCTGGCGACGACCTTTCTGGTCGTCTTCGTCAACGTGTTCGTGGGGCAGTGCTGGTGCGCGACGCTCACCGCACCGGCTGCCCGCGCCGCTCAGCCGGCCCCGTGCCATACTGCGCCGGTGCCGGTTGCTAAGCCCAGCTGCCACGGCCACGCCAAAGCCAGCGGCCCGCAAAAAGCCCACAAAGCCCCGGCCCACGCCCCAGCCGGCAAGCACGATTGCTGCAAAGACAAGTCGGCTTCGCTGCTCTCGGCCCTGACTAAGCCGAACGACAAGGGCTTTGCTATGCCCACCCCGGCCTTGCTGCCGGCCGTGCAGGACTTCCACTTCCGGCCCGCCGCCGGCCAGTGGGATGTTGCAGGCAACGTCGTGCTCGTACCTGGGCACTACTTGCCCCCCAAAATCCCCGATATCCGCATTTTCATCCAGTCCCTGACGGTCTGAGTGCTTTGTTGCGCCCCGGTTCGTACCCGCATGGCCTTGCTATGTCCGGGGCGGGCCGGGGCGCGGCTGTGTAGCGGGCTTTTGCCGCTTGTCCGGGTCTGAATTGGCCCCGGCCTGCCGCCGGCCCCGAAACCCTTTGCTGCTTCGAAACATGGTTGGCCACGCTAGCCAACTGCTAGCGCCCTGAGCGCCTTGCCGGCCCCACCTGGGCCGCTTCATCTCCCTTTTTTCTTCTGACTATGAACCGCGTATTTCTTTCTGCGCTGGCTGCGGCCGGCTTGTTTTTCCTGGCTAGCTGCTCCTCCGATTCGGCCAGCAGCACTGCTACTTCTGAGGCCACACCTACTGCGGCTGGTGCCGAGCACGCCGGGGCGCACACCTATTCCTGCCCGATGCACCCCGAGGTCATCAGCGACAAACCGGGCAGCTGCCCCAAGTGCGGCATGAACCTAGAACACACCGACAAGGCCGACAACGGCAAAACCTACCAGATGCAGCTGACGGCCACACCTGCCCAGCCCGCCGCCGGGCAGCCGGTGCAGCTGGCTTTCACGCCCCAGGAGGTAGGCAACGAGAAAGCCCCAGTACCGCTGGCCGTGGTTCACGAGAAGAAGATGCACCTGATTATCGTTAGCAAGGACCTCTCGCAGTTTTACCACGAACACCCCGAATTTACGGCCCAGGGTAATTACCGCGTGCCTTTCACCTTCGCCAAAGGCGGCGATTACGTGCTGTTTCAAGACTACACGCCCGACGGCAGCGGCCACCAGCTTGGCCGCCAGTCCCTCACGGTGAGCGGGCCGAAATACACGCCCGTCACGTTCAGTAAAGACCAGATGCAGTGGCGCGGGCAGGGCTATCAGGCCACGCTTTCTTTCGACAAAGGCCTGAAAGTGGGCCAGCTGCTGGGCATGAAAATCAACCTGGCCAAGGACGGGCAGCCGGTGACGAATCTGGACAACTACCTCGGGGCTTTGGGCCACGTGGTGGTCATCAGTGAGGACACTGAAAAGTACCTGCACGTGCACCCCAACGACCAGGCCGACAAAGGTCCCACCATCGGCTTCAACACCACTTTCGAAGCGCCCGGCCTCTACCGCGTCTTCCTGCAGTTCAACCACGGCGGGCAGATTCATACCGCCGACTTCACCATCAACGTGGCGGCCTAAGCCCGGCTTTTCTCCCTCTTTACTTTCTCCAATACCCATGAAAACCTCCGCTTTCTTCCTCGCTGCCCTGTCGGCTGGTACCCTCTTGCTCAGCAGCTGCGGCAACAACCAATCGGCCGAAACCAGCACTACCGCCGGTACCGCGGCCGCCGCTGATTCGGCTGCCGGTGCCGGCCACTCGGCCATGCACCACGGCGCGGCCGCCCCCGACATGATGGGGCTGATGCACGGCATGATGAAAAACATGGACAACCTGCCGGCCGCCGGCAACACCGACCACGACTTTGCCCACATGATGATGGCCCACCACAAGGGGGCCGTCGAAATGTCGGCTCTGGAGCTCAAGGAAGGCAAAGACGCCACCCTGCGGGCTATGGCCGAGAAAATCAACGCCGACCAGCAGCAGGAAATTCTGGCGCTGGAGGAATTTGCCACCCGCCTCGACGGCGCCCCGGCCAACTACAAGCCCGAAGACCCCGCTGACCCTTTCACCAGCCAGATGAAGGCCTCCATGGACGGGATGATGACCAACATGGGCCCGGCCAGCGGCAACGTCGACCAGGATTATGCTGCCCTGATGATACCGCACCACCAGAGCGCCGTGGAGATGGCCAAGGCGGAGCTGGCCCACGGCCGCGACACCAAGCTCAAGCAACTGGCCCAGCAGATGATTACGGCCCAGGAGCAGGAAATCAAGCAGTTCAAGGCCTGGCAGACCAAAAACGGCGGGGAAACCAAGCCCGCCGCGGCCATTTACGAGTGCCCCATGGGCGACAGTGCGCCCAGCAACTCCCCCGGCAAGTGCCCTAAGTGCGGCATGAACCTGGAGAAAAAAGCCTAGTCCGGCGCCTGGTGGCACGGAGCTTTGCTTTGCGCATCGTGGCACGACGAGCAATGGTGCCTTGCTATTAATGATTGTGCGGCGATGCGTGAAGCAGAGCTTCGCACTACTCTCCCGCTAAGGCCGCGCCGCCTTTGTTTCCACACTTTCCAATGAACACACTTCGAATCGGCCACTTACTGCTCGGGCTGCTGGGTGCCGGCGCGCTCCGGGCCCAGCAGGTAGTGGTGCGCCTCGACAGCGCCGAGCAGCAAGCCCTGCGGCAGCACCCGCGCCTGCGCCAATCGGCCGAGGAAATAGCCGAGCAGCGCGCCCTGAAGCGCGGCTCCTTCGCCCCGGCCAACCCCGACTTTCTGCTTTCGGCCCCCACGGGGGAACGGTGG
Above is a genomic segment from Hymenobacter cellulosivorans containing:
- a CDS encoding DNA polymerase beta superfamily protein codes for the protein MTPSETGLTIDYLRQHNLILFEAVSGSRAYGTDLPHSDTDLKGVFVLPEELYYGLDYVPQVANSTNDEVFYELRRFVELLLKNNPTALEILGSPADCVRFEHPLFRAFRPAQFLSKLCRQTFAEYAVAQIRKAKGLNKKINNPEPPARKSVLDFCYVTVGAGAMPADKWLTRQGYTAEQCGLANVPHLTDLYALFVDTAEVPRLGYRGLLKDAVTSNDVLLSAVPKGEVPVAYLSFNRNGYSTYCRVYKEYWDWVGRRNVERYENTVQHGKNYDAKNMLHVFRLLRTALEIATTGQLHVRRPDRDFLLQIRRGEFEYDTLVAEAETLVQQVEAAFAESTLPDAPDKQHAVDLLIQTRQQFYAV
- a CDS encoding nucleotidyltransferase domain-containing protein — encoded protein: MQTRIAAALTRLEADHDIRILYACESGSRAWGFPSPDSDYDVRFIYLRRPGWYLTLDDGPDTLNFPVDEELDLAGWDLRKALKLLRSSNAALFEWLQSPAVYYAAPEFLPAVQPLLAGTFNLRAGLHHYLGLVRRGLETDLTGEAVRLKRLFYALRSALAARWIRTRHALPPIEFTRLRELLPAALSPEVDELLERKAQATEKTTVPRPAALVEFLEQEYAACQAARDTLPVPTGSDPTPELNKVFQQLLAGSFPLPL
- a CDS encoding polynucleotide kinase-phosphatase; the encoded protein is MPYTNIKLPELSLVLLIGTSGAGKSTFARRLFRGSEIVSSDQCRTLVSDDENDQAATPDAFALLHYLVGLRLKRGLLTVVDATNVQPEARKTLVQLARDYHMLPTAIILDVPDRVAEDRNRARAERQHMGRHVVPQQRQQLRRSLKTLKQEGFRHIFHLRGTEEIDAVQTIVRDPLYNNRKQDTGPFDIIGDVHGCYDELLQLLDKLGYTVETAPTQDARDLGVRVTAPKGRRALFLGDLVDRGPASPQVLRLVMSMVQGGQALCVPGNHDIKLLRYLNGKQVNEKHGFAETVAQLALESDTFKSQVRQFLDGLVSHYVLDGGKLVVAHAGMREEMQGRGSGAVRAFALFGETTGEIDEFGLPVRYNWAAEYRGRAMVVYGHTPVPDPEWLNNTIDIDTGCVFGGRLTALRYPERELVAVPAAQVYCEPVRPLDYLRRLAEANNQAPETNNLTAQQQHDELLDITDVLGKQIIKTRLLPSVTIREENATAALEVMSRFALNPKWLLYLPPTMSPSETSALPDLLEHPAEAFDYFRRQGLSRVVCEEKHMGSRVVVVLAQSEDAARRRFGVVGEGPGKVYTRTGRNFFNDPALEAAFLEKLQAALTAAGFWERFQTDWLCLDAELLPWSAKAQELIKNQYAAVAAAATAALPEAAAVLTQAATRGLDGVEALLARTSARQTAAQHYAEAYRRYCWPVESLADLRLAPFHLLATEGKTYFDKDHAWHIETLRALSQADESLLRATPYRVVHLGDIADVEAATQWWTNLTAAGGEGMVVKPYDFIPEGKTLVQPALKCRGREYLRIIYGPDYLLPGNLERLRERGVKAKRNLALREFTLGVEGLERFVAGQPLRAVHQCVFGVLALESEAVDPRL
- a CDS encoding 3' terminal RNA ribose 2'-O-methyltransferase Hen1, translated to MLLTITTTHQPATDLGYLLHKNPARLQTLEVAGGQVHIFYPEATPERCTAAVLLDIDPVALVRNHRGPAGEGFALEQYVNDRPYVASSFLSAALIKAFNTAMNGTCKDRPELPEVLLPLEATVAVMPAASAEQLVRLFAPLGYEVETEAHVLDPTVPDWGNSRYFTLRLRHSALRLRDLLSHLYVLIPVLDNDKHYWVNAQEAEKLLHRGAAWLPQHPDREFITRRYLRNLAEYVNPTLERLLAGDEAAADDSLEDILPLAAEAEDNSGEAELPTPDQPEPAAAKQKLHDVRLDRVAEEIRRLGAKRVLDLGCGEGKLVRRLLKLPQVESILAMDVSMRELQRAQERLHVAEMPPRQRERLTLAQGSVLYHDPRLAGYDAAAVVEVIEHLDENRLAAFEQVVFARAQPGAVLVTTPNADYNQRYEQLSAGDFRHTDHRFEWSRAQFAEWATGVAERHGYHVRVEPLGPEAAEFGAPSQLAVFER
- a CDS encoding EamA family transporter, translating into MNNSSRFTLPPLPAVLLAIVSVQAGAAIAKGLFPVLGPATAASLRIGLSAVVLLVVVRPKLGQLRAAQWREVIPYGLALGTMNFLFYEALARIPLGLGVTLEFIGPLSLALAGSRRWFDFVWVALAAAGIALIAPWGGQGIDLLGMVLALAAGGCWAVYIVLGQRTAAALPGPVAVTVGMLFAALPVLPFGVGSGGLLALTPHLLLLAGLLALFSSVLPFSLEMQALRTMPTRTFSILMSLEPAAAALSGWLLLGENLTVAQWLAVLFIVVASAGSTLTTSRPQPAHGGE